The Deltaproteobacteria bacterium genome has a window encoding:
- a CDS encoding class II glutamine amidotransferase: MAISWKEECGIFGVFGNPEAANLTYLGLYALQHRGQESAGIVTSDGRGLYAHKEMGLVSEVFDKEVLKRLPGRSAIGHVRYSTAGRSHLKNAQPFVFEYSKGGIAIAHNGNLINATALREELEGEGAIFQSTMDTEVIVHLFSHAHIGSTVERVIAALKEVKGAYSLLFLNEKEL, encoded by the coding sequence ATGGCCATCTCATGGAAGGAGGAGTGTGGGATCTTCGGGGTGTTTGGAAACCCTGAGGCGGCGAACCTGACCTATTTAGGACTCTATGCCCTCCAACATCGGGGACAGGAGAGCGCGGGGATCGTCACCTCCGACGGAAGGGGCCTGTACGCCCACAAGGAGATGGGTCTGGTCTCGGAGGTCTTTGACAAGGAGGTACTTAAAAGGTTACCTGGCCGTAGCGCCATCGGGCATGTCCGCTACTCCACGGCAGGGAGAAGCCACCTGAAAAATGCCCAACCCTTCGTCTTCGAATATTCCAAAGGGGGAATAGCCATCGCCCACAACGGCAACCTGATCAACGCCACAGCCCTGCGTGAGGAATTGGAAGGGGAAGGGGCCATCTTTCAATCTACCATGGATACAGAGGTGATCGTCCACCTATTCTCCCATGCCCATATCGGTTCCACTGTGGAGCGCGTCATCGCCGCCTTAAAAGAAGTAAAAGGGGCCTACTCCCTCCTCTTCCTCAACGAGAAGGAACTC